In Nicotiana tabacum cultivar K326 chromosome 11, ASM71507v2, whole genome shotgun sequence, a single window of DNA contains:
- the LOC142165902 gene encoding uncharacterized protein LOC142165902, which translates to MSKTTAEAMQLLNEISENVVQWPSDRMIIKKVAGVNQVQGPPGFQNQNRGQQDFQKYQQPPQRAHQQSLEDMMYKFIKATDEKVESQSSAIKNLEIQMSQLATLMSEQIKGVLPSNIEKNPKEHLKAISLRSGKTLDDPYADRQGKSQEVEQVNEGENKRDSELLKEQNDNGKKVKENELMTNPHSVPLPFPQKMKRENLDKQFSKFLDILKQLYINIPFTEALTQMPSYAKFLKEILLSKRKLEEVSVVKLTEKCSAILQNNLPQKLGDPGSFTIPCTVGGAHFEKVLCDSGASINLMPFSIFRKLELGEIKDTCVSLQLVDQSTKRPK; encoded by the exons ATGAGCAAAACTACTGCAGAAGCCATGCAATTGCTCAATGAAATTTCAGAAAATGTTGTTCAATGGCCCTCTGACAGAATGATTATTAAGAAAGTAGCAGGAGTTAATCAG GTACAGGGACCACCTGgctttcaaaatcaaaatagaGGGCAACAAGATTTCCAAAAATATCAACAACCACCCCAAAGAGCTCATCAGCAAAGCCTCGAAGACATGATGTACAAATTCATTAAGGCTACTGATGAGAAGGTTGAAAGTCAAAGTTCAGCCATCAAGAATTTGGAAATTCAGATGAGCCAATTAGCAACCCTCATGTCTGAACAAATAAAAGGTGTTCTACCAAGCAACATCGAGAAAAATCCAAAGGAACACCTCAAAGCCATCTCTCTGCGGTCAGGTAAAACTCTTGATGATCCATATGCAGATAGACAAGGAAAATCACAAGAAGTGGAACAGGTAAATGAAGGTGAGAATAAAAGAGACTCTGAACTTCTAAAAGAACAAAACGATAATggaaaaaaggtaaaagaaaatgaattgaTGACAAATCCTCACTCTGTACCCCTCCCTTTtccccaaaaaatgaaaagagaaaatcttGACAAACAGTTTTCAAAGTTTCTGGATATTTTAAAGCAACTTTACATTAACATACCTTTCACAGAAGCTTTGACACAAATGCCTTCATATGCTAAATTTCTCAAAGAAATTTtgttaagtaaaagaaaattggaagaagtttcagTGGTTAAGCTTACTGAAAAATGTagtgctatacttcaaaataaTCTTCCACAGAAACTTGGTGATCCAGGAAGTTTTACAATTCCTTGTACTGTGGGAGGTGCTCACTTTGAAAAGGTATTATGTGATTCGGGTGCTTCAATAAATCTAATGCCTTTCTCAATTTTCAGGAAATTAGAACTTGGTGAAATAAAAGATACTTGTGTGTCTCTTCAGTTAGTTGATCAAAGTACTAAAAGGCCCAAATGA